A window of the Brassica oleracea var. oleracea cultivar TO1000 chromosome C1, BOL, whole genome shotgun sequence genome harbors these coding sequences:
- the LOC106327260 gene encoding probable aldo-keto reductase 6 translates to MAEACGVRRMKLGSQGLEVSAQGLGCMGLSAFYGAPTPETNAVALLRHAIKAGVTFLDTSDIYGPETNELLLGKALKDGLREKVELATKFGIIASEDGKFGFRADPEYVRSACEASLRRLGVTSIDLYYQHRIDTTVPIEVTMGELKKLVEEGKIKYIGLSEASASTIRRAHAVHPITAVQIEWSLWSRDVEEDIIPTCRSLGIGIVAYSPLGRGFLAAGPKLAENLEDDDYRKGLPRFQEENLNHNKILYEKVQAMATKRGCTPAQLALAWVHHQGDDVCPIPGTSKIENLNQNIGALSVKLTPEEMAELEAIARPDFVKGERYDRNMATYKDSETPPLSSWKAA, encoded by the exons ATGGCTGAAGCTTGCGGAGTACGGAGAATGAAACTTGGGAGCCAAGGCCTTGAGGTTTCAGCTCAGGGACTTGGTTGCATGGGTCTCTCTGCCTTCTACGGCGCTCCAACACCTGAGACTAACGCCGTCGCTCTTCTCCGACATGCCATTAAAGCCGGCGTCACATTCCTAGACACTTCAGACATATACGGCCCTGAGACTAACGAGCTGCTCCTGGGCAAG GCTTTGAAAGATGGGTTGAGGGAGAAAGTGGAACTGGCAACAAAGTTTGGTATCATTGCTTCTGAAGATGGAAAATTTGGTTTTAGGGCAGATCCAGAGTACGTGAGGTCTGCTTGCGAGGCAAGCTTAAGGCGTCTTGGTGTTACATCCATTGATCTTTATTACCAGCATAGGATTGATACCACTGTGCCCATCGAAGTCACG ATGGGAGAGTTAAAGAAGCTAGTGGAAGAAGGTAAAATAAAATACATCGGTTTGTCTGAAGCCTCTGCCTCAACTATCAGAAGAGCACATGCGGTTCACCCGATAACTGCTGTGCAGATAGAATGGTCCCTATGGTCAAGAGACGTGGAAGAAGATATCATTCCTACCTGCAGGT CTCTTGGGATTGGAATTGTAGCTTATAGCCCTTTAGGAAGAGGCTTCTTGGCAGCAGGACCTAAGCTTGCTGAGAATTTGGAGGACGATGATTATCGAAAG GGTCTACCGAGATTCCAAGAGGAGAATCTAAACCACAACAAGATTCTTTATGAGAAGGTTCAGGCGATGGCGACAAAGAGAGGCTGCACTCCTGCACAACTTGCTCTTGCATGGGTTCACCACCAGGGAGATGATGTCTGTCCCATTCCAGGAACCTCCAAGATTGAAAACTTGAACCAGAACATAGGAGCTTTATCTGTGAAGCTTACTCCTGAAGAGATGGCTGAGCTGGAAGCCATTGCCCGACCGGATTTTGTGAAAGGAGAACGATACGACAGAAACATGGCTACTTACAAGGACTCGGAGACTCCACCACTGTCTTCTTGGAAAGCAGCATAA